One genomic segment of Arachis duranensis cultivar V14167 chromosome 4, aradu.V14167.gnm2.J7QH, whole genome shotgun sequence includes these proteins:
- the LOC107483245 gene encoding pentatricopeptide repeat-containing protein At1g51965, mitochondrial isoform X1 has translation MKLNRCHHPLRPTRRHFATKYTAKITSTSPTGRSLAAEVTPPRPLPSDPRGYLLPRRHLICKATQILLSHYNNHIPNSSSRNPKTPLFSDPFSDLSDYLQSLQPQCPTVLTPLEASEILKSLKSPSLAWKFFHFCPSLSPNFRHESFTYNRLLLILSNSTSPERFDMARDLLRDMDRLGIRGSISTVNILIGFFGTGQDLEMCVGLVKKWDLRLNAYTYKCLLQAYLRSRDSSKGFDVYLEMQRRGYKLDIFGYNMLLDALAKDGKVDKAYKVFEDMKRWHCEPDAFTYTIMIRMTGKSGKPDESLALFQAMLKKGCIPNLIAYNTIIEALAKGRMVDKVILIFSKMVEDDCQPNEFTYSVLLNVLVAEGRLNKLDDIVELSKKYLNKKIYAYFVRTLNKLGHSSEAHRLFCSMWNYHDKGDRDAYMSMVESLCNGGKTTEAIDFLGKIHEKGITTDTMMYNTVFTALGRLKQISHIHDLFEKMKQDGPPPDIFTYNILISSFGRSGEVDIAVKLFEELESSNCKPDVVTYNSLINCLGKNGDVDEAHMRFREMQEKGLNPDVVTYSTLIECFGKTEKVDMARKLFDEMLAVGCYPNLVTYNILLDCLERSGRTAEAVDLYAKLKQQGLTPDSITYAVLERLQSGGHNRLRFRRQNPITGWVVSPLR, from the exons ATGAAGCTAAACCGCTGCCACCACCCACTCCGCCCCACGCGCCGCCACTTTGCCACAAAGTACACCGCCAAGATCACCTCCACCTCCCCAACCGGTCGCTCTCTCGCCGCCGAAGTGACCCCTCCGCGGCCTCTCCCCTCCGACCCCCGAGGCTACCTACTCCCCCGCCGCCACCTCATCTGCAAAGCCACCCAAATCCTTCTCTCCCACTACAACAACCACATCCCCAACTCTTCCAGCCGAAACCCCAAAACGCCGTTGTTCTCAGACCCATTCTCCGACCTCTCCGACTACCTCCAGTCCCTCCAACCCCAATGCCCGACCGTCCTCACCCCTCTCGAAGCCTCCGAGATCCTCAAATCCCTAAAATCCCCATCCCTTGCATGGAAATTCTTCCACTTCTGCCCCTCTCTTTCCCCCAATTTCCGACACGAGTCCTTCACCTACAACCGCCTCCTCCTCATCCTCTCCAATTCAACCTCCCCCGAACGCTTCGACATGGCCCGCGACCTCCTCCGCGACATGGACCGCCTCGGCATACGTGGCTCAATCTCCACCGTTAACATTCTCATTGGATTCTTCGGCACTGGCCAGGATCTCGAGATGTGTGTTGGGTTGGTGAAGAAGTGGGATTTGAGGCTCAATGCCTACACCTACAAGTGCTTGCTTCAGGCGTATTTGAGGTCACGCGATTCGTCTAAGGGTTTTGATGTGTATTTGGAGATGCAGAGGCGCGGTTACAAGTTGGATATCTTTGGTTACAACATGCTCTTGGATGCTTTGGCTAAAGATGGAAAG GTGGATAAGGCATATAAAGTTTTTGAGGACATGAAGCGGTGGCATTGTGAGCCTGACGCGTTTACATACACCATTATGATCAGAATGACGGGTAAATCTGGTAAACCTGATGAGTCTCTAGCACTTTTTCAGGCGATGTTAAAAAAAGGGTGTATTCCTAATTTGATTGCTTATAATACTATCATTGAGGCCCTTGCCAAGGGGCGAATGGTTGACAAGGTCATTCTAATTTTCTCAAAGATGGTGGAGGATGATTGTCAGCCTAATGAATTTACATACAGTGTGCTTTTGAATGTTTTGGTTGCTGAAGGACGCCTTAATAAGCTTGATGATATAGTGGAGTTATCAAAGAAGTATCTTAATAAGAAGATATACGCATACTTTGTAAGGACTTTAAACAAACTGGGTCATTCTAGTGAAGCACATAGACTATTTTGCAGCATGTGGAACTATCATGACAAGGGTGATAGAGATGCTTACATGTCCATGGTGGAGAGTTTATGCAATGGTGGTAAGACAACAGAAGCTATAGACTTTCTTGGTAAAATTCATGAAAAGGGTATAACTACTGATACTATGATGTATAATACAGTATTCACTGCTCTGGGAAGGTTGAAGCAAATATCACATATTCATGATCTTTTTGAAAAGATGAAACAAGATGGCCCTCCACCAGATATATTTACATACAATATTCTGATCTCCAGCTTTGGTAGATCTGGGGAAGTTGACATTGCTGTAAAATTGTTTGAAGAACTAGAGAGTAGCAATTGTAAGCCCGATGTTGTTACCTATAACTCTCTGATCAATTGCCTTGGAAAGAATGGGGATGTTGATGAAGCTCACATGAGGTTTAGAGAGATGCAAGAGAAAGGATTGAATCCAGATGTTGTAACTTATAGTACACTGATTGAATGTTTTGGCAAGACGGAAAAAGTTGACATGGCGCGTAAATTATTTGATGAGATGCTTGCAGTAGGATGCTATCCTAACTTGGTCACATATAACATTTTACTCGATTGTCTTGAAAGGAGCGGGAGAACTGCTGAGGCAGTGGACCTTTATGCAAAACTTAAGCAGCAAGGATTGACACCGGATTCAATCACATATGCGGTGCTTGAACGGTTGCAAAGCGGCGGGCATAACAGGTTGAGATTTCGCAGGCAGAACCCCATTACAGGATGGGTTGTCAGCCCTTTAAGATGA
- the LOC107483245 gene encoding pentatricopeptide repeat-containing protein At1g51965, mitochondrial isoform X2 has protein sequence MKLNRCHHPLRPTRRHFATKYTAKITSTSPTGRSLAAEVTPPRPLPSDPRGYLLPRRHLICKATQILLSHYNNHIPNSSSRNPKTPLFSDPFSDLSDYLQSLQPQCPTVLTPLEASEILKSLKSPSLAWKFFHFCPSLSPNFRHESFTYNRLLLILSNSTSPERFDMARDLLRDMDRLGIRGSISTVNILIGFFGTGQDLEMCVGLVKKWDLRLNAYTYKCLLQAYLRSRDSSKGFDVYLEMQRRGYKLDIFGYNMLLDALAKDGKVDKAYKVFEDMKRWHCEPDAFTYTIMIRMTGKSGKPDESLALFQAMLKKGCIPNLIAYNTIIEALAKGRMVDKVILIFSKMVEDDCQPNEFTYSVLLNVLVAEGRLNKLDDIVELSKKYLNKKIYAYFVRTLNKLGHSSEAHRLFCSMWNYHDKGDRDAYMSMVESLCNGVFTALGRLKQISHIHDLFEKMKQDGPPPDIFTYNILISSFGRSGEVDIAVKLFEELESSNCKPDVVTYNSLINCLGKNGDVDEAHMRFREMQEKGLNPDVVTYSTLIECFGKTEKVDMARKLFDEMLAVGCYPNLVTYNILLDCLERSGRTAEAVDLYAKLKQQGLTPDSITYAVLERLQSGGHNRLRFRRQNPITGWVVSPLR, from the exons ATGAAGCTAAACCGCTGCCACCACCCACTCCGCCCCACGCGCCGCCACTTTGCCACAAAGTACACCGCCAAGATCACCTCCACCTCCCCAACCGGTCGCTCTCTCGCCGCCGAAGTGACCCCTCCGCGGCCTCTCCCCTCCGACCCCCGAGGCTACCTACTCCCCCGCCGCCACCTCATCTGCAAAGCCACCCAAATCCTTCTCTCCCACTACAACAACCACATCCCCAACTCTTCCAGCCGAAACCCCAAAACGCCGTTGTTCTCAGACCCATTCTCCGACCTCTCCGACTACCTCCAGTCCCTCCAACCCCAATGCCCGACCGTCCTCACCCCTCTCGAAGCCTCCGAGATCCTCAAATCCCTAAAATCCCCATCCCTTGCATGGAAATTCTTCCACTTCTGCCCCTCTCTTTCCCCCAATTTCCGACACGAGTCCTTCACCTACAACCGCCTCCTCCTCATCCTCTCCAATTCAACCTCCCCCGAACGCTTCGACATGGCCCGCGACCTCCTCCGCGACATGGACCGCCTCGGCATACGTGGCTCAATCTCCACCGTTAACATTCTCATTGGATTCTTCGGCACTGGCCAGGATCTCGAGATGTGTGTTGGGTTGGTGAAGAAGTGGGATTTGAGGCTCAATGCCTACACCTACAAGTGCTTGCTTCAGGCGTATTTGAGGTCACGCGATTCGTCTAAGGGTTTTGATGTGTATTTGGAGATGCAGAGGCGCGGTTACAAGTTGGATATCTTTGGTTACAACATGCTCTTGGATGCTTTGGCTAAAGATGGAAAG GTGGATAAGGCATATAAAGTTTTTGAGGACATGAAGCGGTGGCATTGTGAGCCTGACGCGTTTACATACACCATTATGATCAGAATGACGGGTAAATCTGGTAAACCTGATGAGTCTCTAGCACTTTTTCAGGCGATGTTAAAAAAAGGGTGTATTCCTAATTTGATTGCTTATAATACTATCATTGAGGCCCTTGCCAAGGGGCGAATGGTTGACAAGGTCATTCTAATTTTCTCAAAGATGGTGGAGGATGATTGTCAGCCTAATGAATTTACATACAGTGTGCTTTTGAATGTTTTGGTTGCTGAAGGACGCCTTAATAAGCTTGATGATATAGTGGAGTTATCAAAGAAGTATCTTAATAAGAAGATATACGCATACTTTGTAAGGACTTTAAACAAACTGGGTCATTCTAGTGAAGCACATAGACTATTTTGCAGCATGTGGAACTATCATGACAAGGGTGATAGAGATGCTTACATGTCCATGGTGGAGAGTTTATGCAATGGTG TATTCACTGCTCTGGGAAGGTTGAAGCAAATATCACATATTCATGATCTTTTTGAAAAGATGAAACAAGATGGCCCTCCACCAGATATATTTACATACAATATTCTGATCTCCAGCTTTGGTAGATCTGGGGAAGTTGACATTGCTGTAAAATTGTTTGAAGAACTAGAGAGTAGCAATTGTAAGCCCGATGTTGTTACCTATAACTCTCTGATCAATTGCCTTGGAAAGAATGGGGATGTTGATGAAGCTCACATGAGGTTTAGAGAGATGCAAGAGAAAGGATTGAATCCAGATGTTGTAACTTATAGTACACTGATTGAATGTTTTGGCAAGACGGAAAAAGTTGACATGGCGCGTAAATTATTTGATGAGATGCTTGCAGTAGGATGCTATCCTAACTTGGTCACATATAACATTTTACTCGATTGTCTTGAAAGGAGCGGGAGAACTGCTGAGGCAGTGGACCTTTATGCAAAACTTAAGCAGCAAGGATTGACACCGGATTCAATCACATATGCGGTGCTTGAACGGTTGCAAAGCGGCGGGCATAACAGGTTGAGATTTCGCAGGCAGAACCCCATTACAGGATGGGTTGTCAGCCCTTTAAGATGA
- the LOC107483247 gene encoding accelerated cell death 11 encodes MAEVGERKKLSHGLLSCFCGHGITKEEPVQSAVSDEDGITTRSSRTSTAAAVDHNLLGKIAGAFKELAEVVAAASNNAEEVVEVAAFARACSFVAPLFGLVGFHFKFIEMDYVTKVNDLMEASKSFKTLESMVDEDVKTNTVRKQGSHSRNLLKIKRGLDFLRLLFDQILLTDRWTHNIIMASILPCLSYVRDAVSKAYTEIFHLRHGWALRKAVSSRLHHIPTKQQLFRKLNQDESSGRVLMQAYVTASPALLQYIDNIFLSRELGIDW; translated from the exons ATGGCAGAGGTTGGTGAAAGAAAGAAACTGTCACATGGCCTCCTCTCGTGCTTCTGTGGACATGGAATTACAAAAGAAGAACCGGTGCAATCAGCAGTATCCGACGAGGACGGAATCACAACAAGATCAAGCAGGACTTCGACGGCGGCAGCCGTGGATCACAACCTTCTTGGAAAGATCGCGGGTGCATTTAAGGAGCTTGCAGAGGTTGTGGCAGCCGCCTCCAATAATGCAGAGGAGGTGGTGGAGGTTGCTGCTTTCGCCCGGGCATGTTCTTTCGTGGCTCCTCTTTTCGGTTTGGTTGGCTTCCATTTCAAGTTCATTGAGATGGATTATGTTACCAAG GTGAATGATCTAATGGAGGCATCCAAGTCATTCAAGACATTGGAATCAATGGTTGATGAGGATGTGAAAACCAATACGGTGAGAAAACAAGGTAGCCACTCGAGGAATCTATTGAAGATAAAACGTGGCCTTGACTTTCTCAGACTACTCTTCGACCAAATTCTACTTACAGA TAGATGGACCCATAATATTATTATGGCATCTATATTGCCGTGTTTGTCTTATGTAAGAGATGCGGTTTCCAAGGCTTACACAGAGATATTTCATTTGCGTCATGGTTGGGCTCTCAGAAAGGCTGTTTCTTCAAGATTGCATCACATCCCAACAAAGCAGCAATTGTTTAGGAAACTCAATCAGGATG AATCTTCAGGAAGAGTGCTAATGCAAGCTTATGTGACGGCTTCCCCTGCACTACTCCAATACATCGACAACATCTTTCTTTCAAGAGAATTGGGTATAGATTGGTGA
- the LOC107483188 gene encoding protein POLLENLESS 3 has product MMFERSSPARCFVTPPQPQPSWTTRHSSSSRSPNMALSESESKTSPSPSVGASSYPQNKDDLFHVIHKVPAGDSPYVKAKQVQLVDKDPARSISMFWAAINAGDRVESALKDMALVMKQLNRSDEAIEAIKSFRHLCLPESQESLDNILVELYKRSGRVDEEIAMLHHKLKQIEDGITFVGRSTKQARSQGRKIQITAEQEISRILGNLAWAYLQRGDYKIAEEHYRKALSFEVDRNKQCNLAICLMQMNKITEAKFLLQAVTTATKNRKMDDSFVKSYERATQMLSEMESLSSSARNVSPEVEASNARRRLYKSPPDPAKRDQKVPFNKPKRCSWGFSNNGYQRETWGDVHSDHRSSFGSPNDLSAPPNGMWRAGTLDNPPADGSNQRSKPSESLLVGLDGNLAYVSGKSQDSEISSVAEKSFTNVKTIEKKSWADIAEEEENEEQDDLFSGAYANYGGKDSGEVFNDENANSNILCEQQPPGNGMLSRNPTVRRSLCFNPEQRPESASKTSASASNSESRRMPAIQSDSSFTRRNRLQVFQDITLQPETP; this is encoded by the exons ATGATGTTTGAAAGAAGCTCTCCTGCGAGGTGCTTTGTGACGCCACCGCAGCCACAGCCGTCGTGGACGACAAggcattcttcttcttcgcgttcTCCGAACATGGCACTGTCAGAGTCAGAGAGTAAAacatcaccatcaccatcagTAGGAGCATCTTCTTATCCTCAGAACAAAGATGATCTTTTTCACGTGATTCACAAGGTCCCTGCTGGGGACTCACCTTACGTGAAGGCTAAGCAAGTTCAG TTGGTGGATAAGGATCCAGCTAGATCAATTTCCATGTTTTGGGCAGCAATCAATGCTGGAGATCGTGTCGAAAGTGCCTTGAAGGACATGGCCTTAGTTATGAAGCAGCTGAATAGGTCTGATGAGGCAATTGAAGCTATTAAATCGTTTCGTCATCTCTGCCTTCCTGAATCCCAAGAATCTCTTGATAACATCCTGGTTGAACTCTACAAG AGGTCAGGGAGAGTTGATGAAGAGATTGCCATGCTCCATCACAAGTTGAAGCAAATTGAAGATGGTATCACTTTTGTGGGAAGGTCAACAAAACAGGCAAGATCTCAGGGGAGGAAGATCCAAATAACTGCAGAGCAAGAGATATCAAG GATACTAGGGAACTTGGCCTgggcttacttgcagagaggTGACTATAAGATCGCCGAAGAACATTATCG AAAAGCACTGTCTTTTGAGGTTGACAGGAACAAGCAATGCAACTTGGCAATCTGTTTGATGCAGATGAACAAGATTACAGAAGCAAAATTTCTGCTTCAGGCAGTGACAACTGCcacaaaaaacagaaagatggATGATTCTTTCGTCAAATCATACGAACGTGCCACACAAATGCTGAGTGAGATGGAGTCTTTGTCGTCATCAGCAAGGAATGTATCACCTGAGGTGGAGGCATCTAATGCCAGGAGGAGGTTGTATAAGTCTCCACCAGATCCTGCAAAAAGAGACCAAAAGGTTCCTTTCAATAAGCCGAAAAGATGTTCGTGGGGATTCAGTAATAATGGATATCAAAGGGAGACTTGGGGAGATGTCCATTCAGATCATAGATCTTCATTTGGTAGTCCAAATGATTTGTCTGCACCTCCCAATGGAATGTGGAGAGCAGGGACATTGGATAATCCTCCTGCAGATGGCAGTAACCAGAGATCTAAACCATCAGAATCGCTTCTTGTGGGTTTGGATGGCAATTTGGCATATGTCTCAGGCAAAAGTCAGGATTCTGAAATCTCTTCTGTTGCTGAGAAATCTTTTACAAATGTAAAGACCATTGAGAAGAAGAGCTGGGCCGACATAgccgaagaagaagaaaatgaagagcaAGATGATTTATTCAGTGGAGCATATGCAAATTATGGTGGTAAGGATAGTGGAGAGGTGTTCAATGATGAGAATGCTAACTCAAACATTCTCTGTGAACAACAACCACCTGGGAATGGCATGTTGTCAAGGAATCCAACCGTGAGGCGGTCTTTGTGTTTCAATCCTGAACAAAGACCAGAATCAGCAAGCAAGACTTCAGCTTCGGCTTCAAACTCGGAAAGCCGCAGAATGCCTGCAATTCAAAGTGATTCTTCATTTACAAGGAGAAACAGATTGCAGGTTTTTCAGGACATCACTCTTCAGCCAGAAACCCCATGA
- the LOC107483246 gene encoding histidinol dehydrogenase, chloroplastic, whose product MMMMMMKINIHSAISASTNWNCSLIRPHRNNTLRPFNFAPSSSLSTNTISSNRINCSSNSHSIKTYRLSQLTNDEVLGLKTRPRIDFSSIFSVVNPIVHDVQRRGDAAVKEYTSRFDKVELDKLVEVVPELPDPVLDPHIKEAFDVAYGNIYAFHAAQKSPERSVENMKGVQCKRVARSINSVGLYVPGGTAVLPSTALMLAVPAQIAGCKTIVLATPPTQDGNICKEVLYCAKKAGVTHILKAGGAQAISAMAWGTETCPKVEKIFGPGNQYVTAAKMILQNSEAMVSIDMPAGPSEVLVIADKHAIPSHVAADLLSQAEHGPDSQVVLVTAGDGVDLNSIQEELSKQCNSLPRGEFASKALSHSFIVHARDMLEAITFSNLYAPEHLIINVKDADKWESFIENAGSVFLGPWTPESVGDYASGTNHVLPTYGYARMYGGVSLDSFLKYITVQSLTEEGLRRLGPYVATMAEVEGLEAHKRAVTLRLQDIEARNVSR is encoded by the exons atgatgatgatgatgatgaagataaaCATACACTCTGCGATTTCAGCTTCCACCAACTGGAATTGCTCTTTGATTCGACCACACCGTAACAACACCCTTAGACCGTTCAATTTTGCTCCCTCTTCTTCACTCTCTACGAATACTATTTCAAGTAACCGCATAAATTGCTCCTCCAATTCCCATTCCATCAAGACCTATCGTTTGTCGCAGCTCACAAACGATGAGGTTCTCGGACTCAAGACCCGGCCCCGCATCGAtttctcctccattttcagcgTG gTTAACCCCATTGTTCATGATGTTCAGAGAAGAGGGGATGCTGCAGTTAAAGA ATATACTTCAAGGTTTGACAAAGTTGAATTGGATAAATTGGTTGAAGTTGTGCCCGAGCTCCCAGACCCTGTG CTTGATCCTCATATTAAGGAAGCTTTTGATGTTGCCTATGGCAATATATATGCGTTTCATGCTGCTCAGAAGTCACCTGAGAGAAGCGTTGAGAACATGAAA GGAGTCCAATGCAAGAGAGTTGCAAGAAGTATTAATTCCGTGGGTCTTTATGTTCCAGGGGGAACCGCTGTGTTACCTTCAACAGCTTTGATGCTTGCAGTT CCTGCACAAATTGCCGGATGTAAAACTATTGTTCTTGCAACACCTCCAACTCAAGATGGCAACATATGCaag GAAGTGCTGTATTGTGCAAAGAAGGCCGGGGTGACTCACATTCTCAAAGCTGGAGGTGCTCAG GCCATCTCTGCAATGGCTTGGGGAACAGAAACTTGTCCTAAG GTTGAAAAGATCTTTGGCCCTGGAAACCAATATGTCACGGCTGCAAAAATGATACTTCAA AACAGTGAGGCCATGGTTTCAATTGACATGCCAGCTGGTCCATCTGAAGTTTTGGTCATTGCAGATAAGCATGCAATTCCTTCTCATGTTGCTGCTGATTTGCTTTCCCAG GCTGAGCATGGACCTGATAGTCAGGTTGTTCTTGTGACAGCTGGAGATGGTGTGGATCTGAACTCAATACAAGAGGAACTCAGCAAGCAGTGCAACAGTCTTCCAAGAGGAGAGTTTGCCTCGAAAGCTCTTAGCCACAGTTTTATCGTGCATGCACGTGACATGCTTGAG GCTATCACCTTCTCAAACTTATATGCACCAGAGCATCTAATTATCAATGTGAAGGATGCTGACAAGTGGGAGAGTTTTATTGAGAATGCAG GTTCTGTGTTTTTGGGGCCGTGGACGCCTGAGAGTGTTGGTGATTATGCAAGCGGGACCAACCATGTCCTTCCGACTTATGGATATGCCCGGATGTATGGCGGCGTGTCACTGGACTCTTTCCTTAAATACATAACAGTGCAGTCTCTCACAGAGGAAGGTCTTAGAAGACTTGGACCATATGTGGCAACCATGGCTGAAGTTGAAGGTCTTGAAGCTCACAAGAGGGCTGTTACCCTAAGACTTCAGGACATAGAGGCCAGGAACGTTTCAAGATGA